From a region of the Myxococcus stipitatus genome:
- a CDS encoding regulatory protein RecX, with protein MLPEDEGPEAVQRATDAALKLLGARARTRHELDASLEKKGFGPATRAAALAKLVDWGYLDDARFGQQRAAALLRDGKGPGAVLQRLSAHGLSDDEAREALADASAEVDFDAPAAARAVLEKRGLAGRPSDGKAWARAARLLSGRGFSPDVVQQVLGEAPLDPSGRDE; from the coding sequence ATGCTCCCGGAGGATGAGGGCCCGGAGGCCGTCCAGCGCGCCACGGACGCGGCCCTGAAGCTGCTCGGCGCACGCGCCCGCACCCGCCACGAACTCGACGCCTCCCTGGAGAAGAAGGGCTTCGGCCCCGCCACGCGCGCCGCGGCCCTGGCGAAGCTCGTGGACTGGGGGTACCTCGACGACGCGAGGTTCGGCCAACAACGCGCCGCCGCGCTCCTGCGCGACGGCAAGGGCCCCGGCGCCGTGCTCCAGCGTCTGTCCGCGCATGGACTGTCTGACGACGAGGCCCGGGAGGCGCTCGCGGACGCCAGCGCCGAGGTGGACTTCGACGCCCCTGCGGCCGCGCGCGCGGTGCTGGAGAAGCGGGGCCTGGCGGGCCGCCCCTCCGACGGGAAGGCATGGGCGAGGGCCGCACGCCTCCTGTCGGGCCGTGGCTTCTCGCCGGACGTCGTCCAGCAGGTACTCGGCGAAGCTCCACTGGACCCCTCGGGGCGGGACGAATAG
- a CDS encoding outer membrane protein assembly factor BamD, which yields MRSVVAFLTAVLLISSGCASLSGSQGGEPDYAATAEENLRLGSEALDNKDLLKAQKYFEYVRSKYPYQEAARDAELRLADVEFAREAFPEARDQFQAFIKLHPTHPKVDYAAYRSALTHVEEFPSTFFALPPAEEKDQVEIRAALATMEEFLRQYPDSQYAPEARKHADEARKRLAEHELYVARFYQKRERWKAVAQRLEALLSKYPGTVYEETALFDLHAAYLKLNDAKRAEDTLRQVLRRLPGTPAAEKAQRMLGS from the coding sequence ATGCGTTCCGTCGTCGCCTTCCTGACCGCCGTCCTCCTCATCTCCTCCGGCTGCGCCTCCCTCTCCGGGAGCCAGGGCGGGGAGCCCGATTACGCCGCCACCGCCGAGGAGAACCTCCGGCTGGGCTCGGAGGCCCTGGACAACAAGGACCTGCTCAAGGCCCAGAAGTACTTCGAGTACGTCCGTTCGAAGTACCCCTACCAGGAGGCCGCGCGCGACGCGGAGCTGCGGCTGGCGGACGTGGAGTTCGCCCGCGAGGCCTTCCCCGAGGCGCGCGACCAGTTCCAGGCCTTCATCAAGCTGCACCCCACCCACCCCAAGGTGGACTACGCCGCCTACCGCTCCGCCCTCACCCACGTGGAGGAGTTCCCCTCCACCTTCTTCGCGCTGCCTCCCGCCGAGGAGAAGGACCAGGTGGAGATCCGCGCCGCGCTGGCCACCATGGAGGAGTTCCTCCGCCAGTACCCGGACTCGCAATACGCCCCGGAGGCGCGCAAGCACGCGGACGAGGCGCGCAAGCGGCTGGCCGAGCACGAGCTGTACGTCGCGCGCTTCTACCAGAAGCGTGAGCGCTGGAAGGCCGTGGCCCAGCGCCTGGAGGCGCTGCTCAGCAAGTACCCGGGCACTGTCTACGAGGAGACGGCCCTCTTCGACCTCCACGCGGCCTACCTGAAGCTCAACGACGCCAAGCGCGCCGAGGACACGCTGCGCCAGGTGCTGCGCCGCCTGCCGGGCACTCCCGCCGCGGAGAAGGCCCAGCGCATGCTGGGTTCGTGA
- a CDS encoding tetratricopeptide repeat protein, whose translation MEEPLKQLLTLGRGYFEKKQYAQAEQYLAKIVETHPTFADVFNMLGIIYHDQGQFARAQRAFESALNLNPAYTEAALNLAVIYNDMGKYAEAKEVYQAALSRQKTGPGELDPYVEKKIANMYGEIGDVYASSGAWQKAIEEYRRALGLCPQFVDIRLKLGNALRDAGDNAAALAEYEQVIAQNPSFLPGRIQYGVALYSAGRRTEAVQVWEDVLARSPDNKSAQMYLNLVKDPGKVDQAG comes from the coding sequence ATGGAAGAGCCCCTCAAGCAGCTACTGACCCTCGGGCGCGGCTACTTCGAGAAGAAGCAGTACGCCCAGGCCGAGCAGTACCTCGCGAAGATCGTCGAGACGCATCCGACGTTCGCGGACGTATTCAACATGCTCGGCATCATCTACCACGACCAGGGCCAGTTCGCCCGGGCGCAGCGGGCCTTCGAGTCCGCGCTGAACCTCAATCCGGCCTATACCGAAGCGGCGCTGAACCTCGCGGTCATCTACAACGACATGGGCAAGTACGCCGAGGCGAAGGAGGTCTATCAGGCCGCCCTCTCCCGGCAGAAGACGGGCCCAGGCGAACTCGACCCCTACGTCGAGAAGAAGATCGCCAACATGTACGGCGAGATCGGCGACGTGTACGCCTCGAGCGGGGCCTGGCAGAAGGCCATCGAGGAGTACCGCCGCGCGCTCGGCCTGTGCCCGCAGTTCGTGGACATCCGCCTCAAGCTGGGCAACGCCCTGCGCGACGCGGGTGACAACGCCGCGGCGCTCGCCGAGTACGAGCAGGTCATCGCGCAGAACCCGTCCTTCCTCCCCGGCCGTATCCAGTATGGCGTGGCGCTGTATTCGGCGGGGCGCAGGACGGAGGCTGTGCAGGTCTGGGAGGACGTGCTCGCGCGCAGCCCGGACAACAAGAGCGCGCAGATGTACCTCAACCTGGTGAAGGACCCCGGCAAGGTGGATCAGGCGGGGTGA
- a CDS encoding FHA domain-containing protein, which produces MDISKSFALKFISGKYQGGEFPLKADKHIVIGRSSELDMVLVEDMVSRKHAKISFAEGKITIEDLGSTNGTFVNGEKVKQARLKEGDRILIGTSILKLVHQGADGANVDESLAKQKLEEAAAAQAARTTTKGSSMTGKIEEIPLPDLLQLFHTSKKNGVLVVNSTQEGKIYLRQGRVYYAVINENHNLGPQKSFNRIITWESGDFELRPADSQEFMVELDSSTEALLMDALRQLDELKRLQPSLPAPEATLQLAIPLGPSLKELTPELLDVLQLVINTGSLAGVLDRADADDVITAEALVQLIKREYVRIS; this is translated from the coding sequence ATGGACATTTCGAAGAGCTTTGCCCTGAAGTTCATCTCCGGGAAGTACCAGGGCGGCGAGTTCCCGCTGAAGGCGGACAAGCACATCGTCATCGGCCGCTCCAGCGAGCTGGACATGGTCCTCGTCGAGGACATGGTCTCGCGCAAGCACGCGAAGATCAGCTTCGCCGAGGGGAAGATCACCATCGAGGACCTGGGGTCGACCAACGGCACCTTCGTCAACGGCGAGAAGGTGAAGCAGGCGCGCCTCAAGGAGGGGGACCGCATCCTCATCGGCACCTCCATCCTCAAGCTGGTGCACCAGGGCGCCGACGGCGCCAACGTGGACGAGAGCCTGGCCAAGCAGAAGCTGGAGGAGGCCGCCGCCGCCCAGGCCGCGCGCACCACCACCAAGGGCAGCTCCATGACGGGGAAGATCGAGGAGATCCCCCTCCCGGACCTGCTCCAGCTCTTCCACACGTCGAAGAAGAACGGCGTCCTGGTGGTCAACAGCACCCAGGAGGGGAAGATCTACCTGCGCCAGGGCCGCGTGTACTACGCGGTCATCAACGAGAACCACAACCTGGGGCCGCAGAAGAGCTTCAACCGCATCATCACCTGGGAGTCGGGCGACTTCGAGCTGCGTCCCGCCGACAGCCAGGAGTTCATGGTGGAGCTGGACTCGTCCACGGAGGCGCTGCTGATGGACGCGCTCCGTCAGCTCGACGAACTCAAGCGCCTCCAGCCGAGCCTGCCGGCGCCGGAGGCCACGCTCCAGCTGGCCATCCCCTTGGGGCCGTCGCTCAAGGAGCTGACGCCGGAGCTGCTGGACGTGCTCCAGCTGGTCATCAACACGGGCAGCCTGGCCGGAGTGCTGGACCGGGCGGACGCCGACGACGTCATCACCGCCGAGGCGCTGGTGCAGCTCATCAAGCGCGAGTACGTACGCATCAGTTGA
- the selD gene encoding selenide, water dikinase SelD: MADEKAVKARRLTEMSHCAGCAAKLKASELSDILGQLRPAKAPQALVGFATNDDAAVYKLAPGMAVVETVDFFPPVVDDPFQFGAIAAANALSDIYAMGARPLFALNLVCFPDELPRSVLSKILAGGQSKADEAGVPILGGHSIRDPEPKFGMAVTGVVHPKKVLTNAGAKPGDVLLLTKPLGTGIATTAIKRGVASKELAKRVMALMATLNRAAGEVFASGKFKVNALTDVTGYGLLGHLLEMMTGAKTRAALDLERIPLIADVPALAEGGVVPGGTRSNLEHVKKKVRFPKGLPDAIQWVLADAQTNGGLLASVPARDALKALKALEKAGVDAALVGEVRAGRPGIDVIG, translated from the coding sequence ATGGCGGACGAGAAGGCGGTGAAGGCCCGGCGCCTCACCGAGATGAGTCATTGCGCGGGCTGCGCCGCGAAGCTGAAGGCGTCCGAGCTGTCCGACATCCTCGGTCAGCTCAGGCCCGCGAAGGCGCCCCAGGCGCTGGTGGGCTTCGCCACCAACGACGACGCGGCCGTCTACAAGCTGGCGCCGGGCATGGCGGTGGTGGAGACGGTCGACTTCTTCCCGCCCGTGGTGGACGACCCGTTCCAGTTCGGCGCCATCGCCGCGGCGAACGCGCTGTCGGACATCTACGCCATGGGCGCCAGGCCCCTGTTCGCGCTCAACCTGGTGTGCTTCCCGGACGAGCTGCCCCGGTCCGTGTTGTCGAAGATCCTGGCGGGCGGCCAGTCCAAGGCGGACGAGGCGGGCGTCCCCATCCTCGGCGGGCACAGCATCCGCGACCCGGAGCCCAAGTTCGGCATGGCCGTCACCGGCGTGGTGCACCCGAAGAAGGTGCTCACCAACGCGGGGGCGAAGCCGGGGGACGTGCTGCTGTTGACCAAGCCGCTGGGCACGGGCATCGCCACCACCGCCATCAAACGGGGCGTGGCGTCGAAGGAGCTGGCCAAGCGGGTGATGGCGCTCATGGCCACGCTCAACCGCGCCGCGGGCGAGGTGTTCGCGTCCGGGAAGTTCAAGGTGAACGCCCTCACCGACGTGACGGGTTACGGGCTCCTGGGTCACCTGCTGGAGATGATGACCGGGGCGAAGACGCGCGCGGCGCTGGACCTGGAGCGCATCCCCCTCATCGCGGACGTGCCCGCGCTGGCCGAGGGAGGCGTGGTGCCCGGAGGGACCAGGTCCAACCTCGAGCACGTGAAGAAGAAGGTGCGCTTCCCCAAGGGCCTGCCGGACGCCATCCAGTGGGTGCTCGCGGACGCGCAGACCAACGGCGGGCTGCTCGCCAGCGTGCCGGCGCGCGACGCGCTGAAGGCGCTCAAGGCGCTGGAGAAGGCGGGCGTGGACGCGGCCCTCGTCGGCGAGGTGCGGGCGGGGCGGCCGGGCATCGACGTCATCGGCTGA
- a CDS encoding N-acetylmuramoyl-L-alanine amidase family protein, translating into MTLSLRPLVAVLVLCCLLPVPSGAGERPARIVIDPGHGGVKEGAKGPGALREKEVALQIALRLRAKLEAAGGDVYLTRERDALVSLTERVAMTNDHGADLFISIHANSMPTPRMRARTEGIETYFLSASASGEAALAVADRENAEAPMSRASRGDSTLALILDDLVRTEAHADSSRLAYAIHPRLIARTRGADRGVQQAPFFVLSGVECPAVLVEVGYISHPEEGVRLAREDYQEKLAEAISEGVLAFLRDSRRRDASRPPRVAGSSTP; encoded by the coding sequence ATGACGCTGTCGCTCCGCCCCCTCGTCGCCGTCCTCGTGTTGTGCTGTCTCCTCCCCGTCCCCTCCGGGGCGGGCGAGCGCCCCGCGCGCATCGTCATCGACCCGGGACATGGCGGGGTGAAGGAGGGCGCCAAGGGGCCGGGGGCGCTGCGCGAGAAGGAGGTGGCGCTCCAGATCGCGCTGCGGCTGAGGGCGAAGCTGGAGGCGGCGGGCGGCGACGTGTACCTGACGCGCGAGCGGGACGCGCTGGTGTCGCTCACCGAGCGCGTGGCGATGACCAACGACCACGGCGCCGACCTCTTCATCTCCATCCACGCCAACTCCATGCCCACCCCGCGCATGCGCGCGCGCACCGAGGGCATCGAGACCTACTTCCTGTCCGCGAGCGCCTCTGGCGAGGCCGCGCTCGCGGTGGCGGACCGGGAGAACGCGGAGGCGCCCATGTCCCGCGCCTCGCGCGGCGACTCGACGCTGGCCCTCATCCTCGACGACCTGGTGCGCACGGAGGCGCACGCGGACTCCTCGCGGCTGGCCTACGCCATCCACCCCCGGCTCATCGCCCGCACGCGCGGCGCGGACCGGGGCGTCCAGCAGGCACCGTTCTTCGTGCTCTCCGGGGTGGAGTGCCCCGCCGTCCTCGTCGAGGTGGGCTACATCTCGCATCCCGAGGAGGGCGTGCGGCTGGCGCGCGAGGACTACCAGGAGAAGCTGGCCGAGGCCATCAGTGAAGGCGTGCTGGCCTTCCTGCGTGACAGCCGGCGCCGGGACGCCTCCCGGCCCCCCCGGGTGGCGGGCTCGTCGACGCCCTGA
- the rph gene encoding ribonuclease PH: MRSFQRGALDLRPVTLTPGVTRYAEGSVQVEFGHTRVLVTCSTEERVPPHLVGKGTGWVTAEYGMLPRATHTRSQREAAKGKQSGRTMEIQRLIGRSLRAAVDLSTLGPRTLTLDCDVLQADGGTRTASITGAYVAMVLALRSLQKQGVISKLPKLTPLAAVSVGVVGGEVRVDLDYEEDSKADVDLNIVATGDGRMVEVQGTAEHQLFDRKTLDAMLDGGLAAIQQLVAAQAKVLE, from the coding sequence GTGCGTTCCTTCCAACGTGGTGCACTGGACCTTCGCCCCGTCACCCTCACCCCCGGAGTCACGCGCTACGCGGAGGGCTCCGTGCAGGTGGAGTTCGGCCACACCCGGGTGCTCGTCACCTGCTCCACCGAGGAGCGCGTCCCGCCCCACCTGGTGGGCAAGGGCACCGGCTGGGTGACGGCGGAGTACGGCATGCTCCCGCGCGCCACGCACACGCGCAGCCAGCGCGAGGCGGCCAAGGGCAAGCAGTCCGGACGCACCATGGAAATCCAGCGGCTCATCGGCCGCTCGCTGCGCGCCGCGGTGGACCTGTCCACGCTGGGCCCGCGCACGCTCACGCTCGACTGCGACGTGCTCCAGGCGGACGGTGGCACGCGCACCGCGTCCATCACCGGCGCGTACGTGGCCATGGTGCTCGCGCTGCGCTCGCTGCAGAAGCAGGGCGTCATCAGCAAGCTGCCCAAGCTGACGCCGCTGGCGGCGGTGTCCGTGGGCGTGGTGGGCGGCGAGGTGCGCGTGGACCTGGACTACGAGGAGGACTCCAAGGCGGACGTGGACCTGAACATCGTCGCCACCGGTGACGGCCGCATGGTGGAGGTGCAGGGCACCGCGGAGCACCAGCTCTTCGACCGCAAGACGCTGGACGCGATGCTCGACGGCGGGCTGGCCGCCATCCAGCAGCTGGTGGCCGCGCAGGCGAAGGTGCTGGAATGA
- a CDS encoding XTP/dITP diphosphatase, whose translation MSAGRPRLLFATTNKGKLRELRELVGDAVEVVSLADLPPVPEPEEDGDTFEANAVKKALEYARATGLPALADDSGLCVDALDGRPGVLSARYAEGDDKARYEKLLGELTGVPDDRRTASFRCALALAWPDGRTHVEEGRCEGRIGHAPRGAHGFGYDPVFVFPDTGRTMSELTSEEKSAVSHRGAAFRKMKPRLLAL comes from the coding sequence ATGAGCGCGGGCCGTCCCCGGCTCCTGTTCGCCACCACCAACAAGGGCAAGCTGCGCGAGCTGCGGGAGCTGGTCGGGGACGCGGTGGAGGTGGTGTCGCTGGCGGACCTGCCGCCGGTGCCGGAGCCGGAGGAGGACGGGGACACCTTCGAGGCGAACGCGGTGAAGAAGGCGCTCGAGTACGCGCGCGCCACCGGGCTGCCCGCGCTGGCGGACGACTCCGGGCTGTGCGTGGACGCGCTCGACGGCCGCCCCGGCGTGCTGTCCGCCCGCTACGCGGAAGGCGACGACAAGGCCCGCTACGAGAAGCTGCTGGGCGAGCTGACCGGCGTCCCGGACGACAGGCGCACGGCGTCGTTCCGCTGCGCGCTGGCGCTGGCGTGGCCGGACGGGCGCACGCACGTGGAGGAGGGGCGGTGCGAGGGCCGCATCGGCCACGCGCCCCGGGGCGCGCACGGCTTCGGCTACGACCCCGTGTTCGTCTTCCCGGACACGGGCAGGACGATGTCGGAGCTCACGTCCGAGGAGAAATCGGCCGTCTCCCATCGCGGCGCCGCCTTCCGGAAGATGAAGCCGCGGCTGCTGGCGCTCTGA
- the bet gene encoding phage recombination protein Bet has translation MEANIPPKLEDTGAALGGWSRERMELIRRTICPRGISEDEFALFIEQCKRSGLDPLLKEAFCVARRQNIGNRERPNWVTKYEFQPSEAGMLARAERFPDFKGIQASAVFAEDDIVVDQGRGEVVHRFNPAKRKGALVGAWSRVVRDGKLPVVVWLDFSGYVQQTPLWAKIPTTMIEKCARVAALRKAYPEAFGGLYVREEMPAEDFDAASEPATSGAYEVLGARPGPVKASFPTLPSVPAPLKEDKARLDVDVPLAPLPPKVVATELAAPEKDDAPEPAPRPKPSAVVVAFGPYKGKTASELSDEELSESIDLANEKLMEQPRARWAKAMRENLLALEAETELRCRVPAAEKNGNGATHGA, from the coding sequence ATGGAAGCCAACATCCCCCCGAAGCTGGAAGACACCGGCGCCGCGCTGGGCGGCTGGAGCCGGGAGCGCATGGAGCTCATCCGGCGCACCATCTGCCCCAGGGGCATCAGCGAGGACGAGTTCGCCCTCTTCATCGAGCAGTGCAAGCGCAGCGGGCTGGACCCCCTCCTCAAGGAGGCCTTCTGCGTGGCCCGCCGGCAGAACATCGGCAACCGGGAGCGCCCCAACTGGGTGACGAAGTACGAGTTCCAGCCTTCGGAGGCCGGCATGCTCGCCCGCGCCGAGCGCTTCCCGGACTTCAAGGGCATCCAGGCCAGCGCGGTGTTCGCCGAGGACGACATCGTGGTGGACCAGGGGCGGGGCGAGGTGGTGCACCGCTTCAACCCGGCCAAGCGCAAGGGCGCGCTGGTGGGGGCCTGGTCGCGCGTGGTGCGCGACGGGAAGCTGCCCGTCGTGGTGTGGCTGGACTTCAGCGGCTACGTCCAGCAGACGCCGCTGTGGGCCAAGATTCCCACGACGATGATCGAGAAGTGCGCGCGCGTGGCGGCGCTGCGCAAGGCCTACCCGGAGGCCTTCGGCGGCCTGTACGTCCGCGAGGAGATGCCGGCCGAGGACTTCGATGCCGCGTCGGAGCCGGCGACGTCCGGCGCCTACGAGGTGCTGGGCGCGCGTCCGGGGCCGGTGAAGGCGTCCTTCCCCACCCTGCCCTCCGTGCCCGCGCCGCTGAAGGAGGACAAGGCGCGGCTGGACGTGGACGTGCCGCTGGCGCCGCTGCCCCCCAAGGTGGTGGCGACGGAGCTCGCCGCGCCGGAGAAGGATGACGCGCCGGAGCCCGCGCCGCGCCCCAAGCCGAGCGCGGTGGTGGTGGCGTTCGGCCCGTACAAGGGGAAGACCGCCTCCGAGCTCTCCGACGAGGAGCTCAGCGAGAGCATCGACCTGGCGAACGAGAAGCTGATGGAGCAGCCCCGCGCGCGCTGGGCCAAGGCGATGCGGGAGAACCTGCTGGCGCTGGAGGCGGAGACGGAGCTGCGCTGCCGCGTGCCCGCCGCGGAGAAGAACGGCAACGGCGCCACGCACGGGGCCTGA
- the tig gene encoding trigger factor, with amino-acid sequence MKVQVEELSPIEKKLSIEVDTARVADELNRAYSALGRQVRLPGFRQGKVPRRILEQRFKGQVEDEVIQRVVQTAYLDAVREHKVDVVASPQVTNGALKPDAPFTFEARVEVKPKVEAKEYAELPLTKADATVSDEQVNEQLDRMRQSLGRLEPVTDRTSAASGDYATVDFDATVDGQPFPGSKAEGITVQVQPGELVESKIAALEGVKVGESKDIDYAFPADYRVEEVKGKTGRFHVTLKDLKKEITPELNDDFAKETGIAQSLDELRAKVRADMEKARRSQADNDEREALVKALVERNPFDVPRAMVERAMDSMLRGALQQLQRSGVDPSRLNLDFNRLREEMREKAVQEVKGTLLLESIALKEGIQANDADVDARIEQLATEAGQPVATVKKYFKGPDERLGLALRLREEKTIEFLKGRAKYS; translated from the coding sequence ATGAAGGTCCAGGTCGAGGAGCTCTCTCCCATCGAGAAGAAGCTCTCCATCGAGGTCGATACCGCCCGCGTGGCGGATGAGCTCAACCGCGCCTATTCCGCGCTGGGCCGCCAGGTGCGGCTGCCGGGCTTCCGCCAGGGCAAGGTGCCCCGCCGCATCCTCGAGCAGCGCTTCAAGGGCCAGGTCGAGGACGAGGTCATCCAGCGCGTCGTCCAGACGGCGTACCTGGACGCGGTTCGCGAGCACAAGGTGGACGTCGTCGCCAGCCCGCAGGTCACCAACGGCGCGCTGAAGCCGGACGCCCCCTTCACCTTCGAGGCCCGGGTCGAGGTCAAGCCCAAGGTCGAGGCCAAGGAGTACGCGGAGCTGCCGCTCACCAAGGCGGACGCCACCGTCTCCGACGAGCAGGTCAACGAGCAGCTCGACCGCATGCGCCAGTCCCTGGGCCGGCTGGAGCCCGTCACCGACCGCACCTCCGCCGCCTCCGGCGACTACGCCACCGTGGACTTCGACGCCACCGTGGACGGCCAGCCGTTCCCCGGCAGCAAGGCCGAGGGCATCACCGTCCAGGTGCAGCCCGGTGAGCTGGTCGAGTCGAAGATCGCCGCCCTGGAGGGCGTGAAGGTGGGCGAGTCCAAGGACATCGACTACGCCTTCCCGGCCGACTACCGGGTGGAAGAGGTGAAGGGGAAGACGGGCCGCTTCCACGTCACCCTCAAGGACCTGAAGAAGGAAATCACCCCGGAGCTCAACGACGACTTCGCCAAGGAGACGGGCATCGCCCAGTCCCTGGACGAGCTGCGCGCCAAGGTCCGCGCGGACATGGAGAAGGCGCGCCGTTCGCAGGCGGACAACGACGAGCGCGAGGCCCTGGTCAAGGCGCTCGTGGAGCGCAACCCGTTCGACGTCCCTCGCGCCATGGTGGAGCGCGCCATGGACTCCATGCTGCGGGGCGCCCTGCAGCAGCTGCAGCGCTCGGGCGTGGACCCCAGCCGCCTCAACCTGGACTTCAACCGCCTGCGCGAGGAGATGCGCGAGAAGGCCGTCCAGGAGGTGAAGGGCACGCTGCTCCTGGAGTCCATCGCCCTCAAGGAGGGCATCCAGGCCAACGACGCGGACGTCGACGCGCGCATCGAGCAGCTCGCCACCGAGGCGGGTCAGCCCGTGGCCACGGTGAAGAAGTACTTCAAGGGCCCGGACGAGCGGCTCGGGTTGGCTCTGCGACTCCGGGAGGAAAAGACGATTGAATTCCTGAAGGGCCGGGCGAAGTATTCGTGA
- the clpP gene encoding ATP-dependent Clp endopeptidase proteolytic subunit ClpP produces the protein MPFMPVPYVIEQTHRGERSYDIYSRLLKDRIIMLGTEIDDDVANVIVAQLLFLESEDPDKDINLYINSPGGSVTAGMAIYDTMQYVKPPVSTICVGQAASMGAVLLLAGTKGKRYALPSSRIMIHQPLGGARGQATDIEIQAREILRMKAKLNELIVKHTGQSIERVEKDTDRDYFMGATEAKAYGIIDEIQNPRKVVGLGKDEKK, from the coding sequence ATGCCCTTCATGCCCGTTCCCTACGTCATCGAGCAGACGCACCGCGGTGAGCGCTCGTACGACATCTACAGTCGGCTCCTGAAGGACCGCATCATCATGCTGGGCACCGAAATCGACGACGACGTGGCCAACGTCATCGTCGCCCAGCTGCTGTTCCTCGAGTCCGAGGACCCGGACAAGGACATCAACCTCTACATCAACTCCCCCGGTGGCTCCGTGACGGCCGGCATGGCCATCTACGACACGATGCAGTACGTCAAGCCGCCGGTGTCCACCATCTGCGTGGGGCAGGCGGCCTCCATGGGGGCCGTCCTCCTGCTCGCCGGGACGAAGGGCAAGCGCTACGCCCTCCCGTCCAGCCGCATCATGATCCACCAGCCGCTCGGTGGGGCGCGGGGCCAGGCGACGGACATCGAAATCCAGGCGCGCGAAATCCTCCGGATGAAGGCGAAGCTCAACGAGCTCATCGTCAAGCACACCGGGCAGAGCATCGAGCGCGTGGAGAAGGACACGGACCGGGACTACTTCATGGGTGCCACGGAGGCGAAGGCCTACGGCATCATCGATGAGATCCAGAACCCCCGGAAGGTCGTGGGCCTGGGCAAGGACGAGAAGAAGTAG